ttttaaaaacattgtcttTGTAATATAACACTTACTATTTTTCTCACACAATTTAAATGGGCCTTTatataggacaaaaaaaaaattcttaaaggttttagacagacagacagacagacagatagatagaatgcATTATACCAAGGGCATTGACGGTGGAGGATGTTGTGGTGTTGAATAAATCTGCTGGAATGGATGAGGTCTGATTTGAGGTCTGAGACTCATTCTGGGCTGGTGGAGCAAAAAGTTCAGCTCCAAACAGATTATTTCCAGGTGACTGTGGGgtcaaaattagtttaaaatcattttagtaCTCTGCTCTTAAGCAACACTACGGTGCTAAACAAGATgtagcatgcatttaaaaaaaaaaaaaaaaaaaaaaaaaaagaaaggagttTAGTTTATAATTTATGTGATGAATTAgctgagagagagattttttttatcacCAAAGTTTTGCCataggaaaacaaaaatgtatgttaGGTTTGATATACATGTACATACTTGGTAGAACTTATACTTACCCTGCACATTTAAAGTGaggcacaacaaaaataaaatatactgccaATCTGATGATGTTCAATTAACTGTATTTCTGAGTAGAGCTCATAAAATGTCAGTTAGTCACAGTATTGCTTTCAGTGATTGCCATGACGTTGTTTACATGCATAATTTAATTCTGTTAAAATTTGGAAAGGAACATTTTAGTATGGATGCATAAGCCTTCTACTGTTAAGTAGTGAATAAGGACCACAGTCTATTAGCATACACTTAGTAGCTTTCTTAATGAGCAAAaagtatattatacatttttaagacaCTGACAATACAAGGACAACAATGCCATGTCCCACAACACAAGATAATGTGGCAGTTTCCATCCAATTTTTCCAATGTGCCAAAAAATACCTCCTTTAAACACCAAACACCTCCCAAAAATCATTAACCCGACTAACAGTGTTCTAAAAGACAAACTACAAGGACCGTttctaatgataataattaaaccACCCATGCATGCTTTCAAGCCGCACAGCATGAAGGAGTGCAGACATCTATAAAGTAAAAAGTATtctgtattttaatcatttataaatatacaatatactatatatatatatataatcatttatacacatatataaatccTGCTGTAATGCCAAACAGCACAGTCCTTGTAGTCTCTCTCAGCATTTGGATGTGCAGTAATACAGGAGGAACTTTCTCAGTCAGAAAAAGTTTCTCCTGTCAAATGTTCACCTTCTCTCTCCTCCGCATGTATCCAGTTTTCGAGCTTTGAGGTGGGGGGCAAAGGACCATCAAGCCTCCATTTTGAACAGAATTTGGCAGGTTGGTTTGAAACCATTCCACTGATTTACTTGATCTATAACTAAGATGGGTTTGGAGAACAGGAGGACCTGATTTGTATAACCCATTTAAGATTGGTGGGTTGTTTATTGTGGCTCTCAAAAAAGGATTCTGGCTAAACGGGGAATTGCTGTCATTCAGATCGCTCAAAGGAAGCTGGTTTACTTTGCTTTCATGTGACAACTGGTCATTGGACAGTCCATTAACCTGCTGACTGTTTGAAGAGGAGTCTTCACTCAGGCTTTGCTGCAAATCTGGCCCATTCAAAAGGAAACTAGAAAGAGCTGACTCATTTTTGGAAGAGAACATGGAATCTGATTGATCATTCAAGGAAGAAAAGGGATCATCACTGAAGGGATCGGTACTATAAGTCAGGAAAAGATCTGATATGGATGAAACAGGTTTGTCATCTGGTGTATTGGAGAGACGGGATGGGTATGAGATGAAAGGATTTCCTTGTTTGCCATCAATCACAAAAGCAAAGTCAAGGAGCAGAACACTCTCAGGCTGGttttagaaggaaaaaaagatgAGATGAGAGGTAGATTCTTTGaaaaatactgaaagaaaatatttagacaGTTATAGAAAATTATTTATGTGATTTTAAAATCATCCAGCATTAAATTATCCCATTTCCATAGGAAGGGTCTCAAACATCAGTAACAGTGCGTAATTGAAGAGTTCTCATTTTCTTGGGTTTGTGTGCCATCTACTGGCCAACGGGGCAAAAACATTATTAGTGATGGAGTATTTGCTTTGGTCATGAAAAGCAGCCATCCAAATGCTTGAGACCCTTAAAAGAGAAATGAGGGCTGACGGATGCCTTTGGCAAGTTGGTAAGTGTAAATGGAAGATGAGGGCAAAGCATTTAGTATGTTaagatctcaaaaaaaaaaaaaaaagtctccacaATGTGCAGGGTAGAAACTAGAAATCTAACCACATGTATTAAGGCAAACTCTTTGCTCATTCCAGAGACACTCCAGTAAAGCAGAACTCCAgcgatattttttaaaataaattatttgataaatcACTTAAACAGCAGATCTAATGCAAATGTATATATACTTAGGATCATTACCGTCGGAGAGTGAATGTCAGGTGGAGTGGACATATCACCAAACAGGTCCATTTGCTCTACAGTCTGAGAAGATCACACAAAACACTCTTTAGGTTATTTTCTAAAGATTCAAGTTCAATAATATAAATTTGTATGAAGTTGCAAGCActtacttttacagcattttctTGACCATCCAAGGTGAGTAAAGCATCACCACCATTCTGATGGTAGAACATTAGGACAAATGAATAAAGGATTACATCAAAATAACTGACTGAAATATTGGCCAAAATATTTATACCCACCTCAGTCACGGTGCTATTTCCTTCACCCTGAAAAGTTGTAAGGTTTCAGTCAATAAAATGCATCTAACATAACAGGAAAAACTGTTTGGATAAATGTTTATGGAAACTATGTTTTTCTACATAATTGATTGGAGAGGCATTCAAAGCTTAGCATAAAATAGCTTAGCTTACCAACAGACAAATAACTAGACAAGCCTGCAATCTTCTTGCAAGAAATATACAGTACCAAATTCATTATTCAATTTCAgacaaatgtatataaaacacataatcTAAATAATGGAATTTCTTTtgttaagtaataaaaatatatacatcacCTTCTGTGCAGCCTCCTGCTCTTTCTTCTTCATATTGAATATCAGCTGAAACAGATCCTTCAAATCAGTGACCAGAGACTCAGCCTGTAGAAGAGAGGAGTAAACGCGTGTTCTTCTTACACTTTGGATTACATATCATTCAAACattaataagcatttatttaacTGCACTTGAACATCTATCATGCTGTGCCTTGATTTGTTAGCTATCATAAGATTTTGTAGTTTGTGTCTTCTGAACAAACTCTGACCTGCTGAGCTGTCTTAACAGCAAAAAACTGGTGCTGCCCCTCTGCTCCACAAACATATCCAAACGCCCGGTTATCAGTGACATCGCGAGCAATGAATGAGATCTTATTCACCACATGTTCATGCTCAATCACcttagagacagagagagaaagagatgacaCTGAGAGCACGCTATAAATTCAGTACAGAGTTGTATGACAAATGAAGTGGCCAGTTCTCAGTTTCACAAATCAACTTACAGGAATATACACAAAACTACTCACCCCAGTTTTCTCGTCAACAATTTTGATTCCTGTTAGAGAGATGTTCACCCATATTCTTTGTTTGTGCTTGCCTTGAGAACGAGCAGCTATCGCCATGCCCTGTATACAAACAAGAATTGAGCACAGTTTCCACATAATAATAACTGTACcattaacagaataaaataatgatCACCATCTCTCATCACTTTGCCCCATATCTCCCctactattaaatataaaaaggcaGTAAACACCTGCCTTGCATCCTCATCAGTTTAACAGAAATCTAGACCTAAAGGACTTGAAAatcatgtgtgaccctggaccacaaaaccagtcataacggTCAATTtatcgaaattgagatttatacatcatctgaatgctgaataaataagctttccactgatgtatggtttgttatgataggactatatttggccaagatacaactatttaaatatctggaatctgagggtgcaaaaaaatcaaaatactgagaaaatcacctttaaaagttgtccaaatgaagttcttagcaatgcatattacttatcaaaaattaggttttgatatatttacggtaggacatttacaaaatatcttcatggaacatgatctatccttaatatcctaatgatttttgccataaaagaaaaatcaataattttgacccatacaatgttttttttttttttgctattggtacaaatatactccagctggttttgtggtcctgggtcacatatacgaataaaataaaataaaaaacaacagagaaatTAAGGCAACCATCTTGGATCTGCACCTTCAGTTTCATCATGGAATCCTGACACATTTTATCTCCTCTGGCTTCTGGAACATCATCCACACCAATGAGCTTGGCTTTATATCTCACTCCATCACCCTGAAGCCTGGCCAGCAGGAACTCATCTGTCCTCTCTGGGACTGTAGAAGAGAACAAgcttattatttaacatttaaaataaatagataaaacacTTTTACATGTTTGCTGTAGAAAACATCAaccctatttaaaaatatattaaaagagaggAGGCTAAACTGTACTTTTTCTCCTTTCCCTCCAGAATGAAGTTCTAGGTGTTGTGGCAGATGCTGGCTCAGTAGTTGTTGCTGGTTCTGCTGGTACCACAGTAACAGGCTCTGCTTCAGGTGGCTGTGACATGGTGGGTGCTTTGTTACAGAAGAATGAAAGCAAAAGACGGGACAAAACCCAAACGAGAGGCAAAAAACAAGTGGATGCACGCAGGTGGGATATTCAGCAAGCACACATTCTCAGCACTGCACCTGGATagagaaaaaatgtatatattaggCAAaaaaaggggaagtcgtggcctagtggttagagagtttaactcctaaccctaaggttgtgggtttgagtctcgggcagacaataccatgactgaggtgctcttgagcaaggcactgaacccccaactgctccccgggcactgcagcataaatggctgcccactgctctgggtgtgtgttcacagtgtatgtgtgttcactgctgtgtgtgtgcactttggatgggttaaatgcagagcacgaattctgagtatgggtcatgtATGTCATGTTGATAGATTGGATAGGCAAATGTGACTAATACAGTATCTCTTTTATTCATGACATGCAGTCACAGAAACAAACATTTAAGTATATGGTTATAATCAGTTTATCAGGTTTAACACCAACATCACATACAAAGAACTCAATCATTCAAATTCGCATCGATCGTCCGTTGCATACACATCAAGAAATGTAAAACTCTACAGACCATTTTAACTTGGCCCATAGATTCTGTCAGTGACAAAAGGCAGAGGAAAGAGAGGAAACAatgtcagcagaaaaaaaacacttcctgCTTAGTACGCAAAACAAAAAAGTGCCAAATAAGTTTTCCATTCCTGAAATACAGGATTCATAGAAAAATGACCTTGAGGGAAAAATCTTCACAAGATTGCAAAGAAATTCATTTCAAATGTCTAATCTCCACATTTTAACTCCGCAAACTCCCCAATTTCCAACATGGGATTAATAAAGCAATCAATCAAAATGTAtaagctttaataataataataaaaaaaacagttatcaGTGTCTATCACAAGGATGTTTATCTCAACCAAAAATTCACAGACACCTCTCATATACGATTCCCCAACAGATGCATAAACTTCTGCAACAATCAGTTAAAATGAAAGCGTGTCTTATTCAATAAAGGAAAGATCATTTGGAAaagatgaaatataatttaaatggtttGAAAGACATACCTTAAGCAGACAATTGTGTTTAGCTGTGTATTTCTCAGCAGAAAGTGGTAAGAGAGAGCAAAGGTGGGCAGATCAAAGGTTGAGCAATTAAAACCTGTTAATCCTTTTCCAGCAGCTCatcagccttaaaaaaaaaaaacacatttccaatCCCATGATTCTCAAGATTACCCAAACCTTCTCCTTTCAGCACTTGTCTTAGAGCAGAATTACTTTTCCCGGTTTAAATTTGAGAAGAAAATCTGATTTCCTCAGATTATCTATTCCTTATC
The sequence above is drawn from the Cyprinus carpio isolate SPL01 chromosome B5, ASM1834038v1, whole genome shotgun sequence genome and encodes:
- the LOC109080695 gene encoding disabled homolog 2-like isoform X1, giving the protein MSQPPEAEPVTVVPAEPATTTEPASATTPRTSFWRERRKIPERTDEFLLARLQGDGVRYKAKLIGVDDVPEARGDKMCQDSMMKLKGMAIAARSQGKHKQRIWVNISLTGIKIVDEKTGVIEHEHVVNKISFIARDVTDNRAFGYVCGAEGQHQFFAVKTAQQAESLVTDLKDLFQLIFNMKKKEQEAAQKGEGNSTVTENGGDALLTLDGQENAVKTVEQMDLFGDMSTPPDIHSPTPESVLLLDFAFVIDGKQGNPFISYPSRLSNTPDDKPVSSISDLFLTYSTDPFSDDPFSSLNDQSDSMFSSKNESALSSFLLNGPDLQQSLSEDSSSNSQQVNGLSNDQLSHESKVNQLPLSDLNDSNSPFSQNPFLRATINNPPILNGLYKSGPPVLQTHLSYRSSKSVEWFQTNLPNSVQNGGLMVLCPPPQSSKTGYMRRREKSPGNNLFGAELFAPPAQNESQTSNQTSSIPADLFNTTTSSTVNALGSLSLGSTSVTQTPGTAPSLWSQTPTMFPPQGGVPQVTVPVQPNSFPQPPAFGGLPAPAWGQQGVSPFGPPAVTQAWGQPGTAAPGGAWSTSCPVASPFANQFAPMMPPNAMMGMQQSAVVPPRPPPRPPVKEDPPMVKSAFTALDPLGEKEKKTGKDMFKNFQMVKPQKAEEGTGPGTNGSFDHYFSSKVGLAQEVADHDDFDINQISVNSNGTSKLAPQQSPPTRGVPQGAGLTPTLAQATGLLDAAFTPNPAPAPTAGSNLFDDTFGTIPFGAPPMNTSTPATQTAALADAFGDPFGGNPFA